The Corallococcus exiguus genome includes a region encoding these proteins:
- a CDS encoding alpha/beta hydrolase: MKRPLVAGLLLGGVALLAMAAWVAVRSARYISQEVHPPRQPVGSPPQEAEFAGLRDVAFQDRDGLQLKGWYLPPRDGALVVLVHGLSGNRTQLLPEARFLARAGYGLVLFDLGAHGESGGTVSTYGDREATQVRAAVDFAALQPEVDAKRIGALGFSLGGYSVLKAAAEDPRIKAVVVEAAAVAPAQALQDELGHWGPLGLWPALGVMKRAGVDVNAVQPARDMAALAGRPVLLVAGESDPWVPDTALENLLRQGQGPWEKWRVPGAGHESYLQASPEEYPRRVLAFFSRFL; this comes from the coding sequence GTGAAGCGTCCGCTCGTCGCCGGGCTTCTGCTGGGAGGCGTGGCCCTGCTGGCGATGGCCGCCTGGGTCGCGGTGCGCAGCGCGCGCTACATCTCCCAGGAGGTGCACCCGCCCCGGCAACCGGTGGGCAGTCCTCCGCAGGAAGCGGAGTTCGCCGGCCTGCGCGACGTGGCGTTCCAGGACCGCGACGGCCTCCAGCTCAAGGGCTGGTACCTGCCTCCGCGCGACGGGGCGCTCGTCGTCCTGGTCCATGGGCTGTCAGGCAACCGCACGCAGCTCTTGCCCGAGGCCCGCTTCCTGGCCCGGGCCGGGTACGGGCTGGTGCTCTTCGACCTGGGCGCGCACGGCGAGAGCGGCGGAACGGTGTCCACCTATGGCGACCGCGAGGCGACCCAGGTGCGGGCGGCGGTGGACTTCGCCGCGCTCCAGCCGGAGGTGGACGCGAAGCGCATCGGCGCGCTCGGGTTCTCCCTGGGGGGATACTCGGTGCTGAAGGCCGCGGCGGAGGATCCGCGCATCAAGGCCGTGGTGGTGGAGGCCGCGGCCGTGGCGCCCGCGCAGGCGCTCCAGGACGAGCTGGGACACTGGGGTCCCCTGGGCCTGTGGCCGGCGCTGGGGGTGATGAAGCGCGCGGGCGTGGACGTGAACGCCGTGCAACCCGCGCGGGACATGGCCGCGCTCGCGGGCCGCCCCGTCCTGCTGGTCGCGGGCGAGTCGGATCCATGGGTGCCGGACACAGCCCTGGAAAACCTGCTTCGCCAGGGTCAAGGCCCGTGGGAGAAGTGGCGCGTGCCGGGTGCGGGGCACGAAAGCTACCTCCAGGCCTCGCCCGAAGAATATCCACGCAGGGTGTTGGCGTTCTTCTCGCGCTTTCTCTGA
- a CDS encoding DUF885 domain-containing protein, with translation MSSQSVPQRGGASASLHTLLEAEWQYSLQQYPTYASLLGDRRWNDRWDDLSLTALEADHQHSHAVLRRLQDVDRAALDSDADRLHLDLFRRMHETWLEEYGVKSHLLPLNQMGGLPEGLKQPPGLQTAYQLADTLRFETVRDYEDWVKRLEGFGAYADQVVALMREGMRQHRIHPRIVLQRIPPQLERQVVKDPTKSGFFSPFTRMPKDFTPEDARRLAQAGRDAIANTVVPALKRALDFVTTEYLPAAPETVGVWQFPDGEALYTVLARRHTTTRMTPEEIHAVGLTEVQRLRAEMDAVMARTGFTGTLQGFFDTLRTETRFYEPTGESLLARYRTLARRIDPLLPRLFRTMPKTPYVVEPIAEAMAPDVTTGFYFPAAADGSRPGTFQVNLYRPETRPVWEMVPLTLHEAVPGHHFQVCLANEQTDVPAFRRFTSYVAFDEGWALYSESLGDELGLYDDPHDKFGQLAYEMWRAVRLVVDTGLHAKRWTRKQALDFFMENAPRQELDVTNEVDRYIAWPGQALAYKVGQLRIRALRDKAEAALGTRFDVKSFHDEVLLTGSLPLDVLEAKLDAWVARESA, from the coding sequence ATGTCATCCCAGTCCGTCCCCCAGCGCGGCGGCGCGTCCGCTTCGCTGCACACCCTGCTGGAAGCGGAGTGGCAGTACTCGCTCCAGCAGTACCCCACCTACGCGTCGCTCCTGGGGGACCGGCGCTGGAATGACCGCTGGGATGACCTGAGCCTCACGGCGCTGGAAGCGGATCACCAGCACAGCCACGCCGTGCTGCGCAGGCTCCAGGACGTGGACCGCGCCGCGCTGGACAGCGACGCGGACCGGCTGCACCTGGACCTCTTCCGCCGGATGCACGAGACGTGGCTGGAAGAGTACGGGGTGAAGAGTCACCTCCTGCCCCTCAACCAGATGGGAGGCCTGCCGGAGGGGCTCAAGCAGCCGCCGGGGCTCCAGACGGCGTACCAGCTCGCGGACACCCTGCGCTTCGAGACGGTGCGGGACTACGAGGACTGGGTGAAGCGGCTGGAGGGCTTCGGCGCCTACGCGGATCAGGTGGTGGCGCTGATGCGCGAGGGCATGCGCCAGCACCGCATCCACCCGCGCATCGTGCTCCAGCGCATCCCGCCGCAGCTGGAGCGGCAGGTGGTGAAGGATCCGACGAAGAGCGGCTTCTTCAGTCCCTTCACCCGCATGCCCAAGGACTTCACGCCGGAGGACGCGCGGAGGCTTGCGCAGGCGGGCCGCGACGCCATCGCGAACACCGTGGTGCCGGCGCTGAAGCGCGCCCTGGACTTCGTCACCACGGAGTACCTGCCCGCCGCGCCGGAGACGGTGGGCGTGTGGCAGTTCCCGGACGGCGAAGCGCTGTACACGGTGCTCGCGCGCCGGCACACGACGACGCGGATGACGCCGGAGGAGATCCACGCGGTGGGCCTGACGGAGGTCCAGCGGCTGCGCGCGGAGATGGACGCGGTGATGGCGCGCACGGGCTTCACCGGCACGCTCCAGGGCTTCTTCGACACGCTGCGCACGGAGACGCGCTTCTACGAACCCACGGGCGAGTCGCTGCTCGCGCGCTACCGGACGCTGGCTCGCCGCATTGATCCGCTGCTCCCGCGGCTGTTCCGGACGATGCCGAAAACCCCCTACGTGGTCGAACCCATCGCGGAGGCCATGGCCCCGGACGTGACGACGGGCTTCTACTTCCCGGCCGCCGCGGACGGCTCGCGCCCGGGCACCTTCCAGGTCAACCTCTACCGGCCGGAGACGCGGCCCGTCTGGGAGATGGTGCCCCTGACGCTGCACGAGGCCGTGCCCGGCCACCACTTCCAGGTGTGCCTCGCCAACGAGCAGACGGACGTGCCGGCCTTCCGCCGCTTCACGTCCTACGTGGCCTTCGATGAAGGCTGGGCGCTCTACAGCGAGTCCCTGGGCGACGAGCTGGGCCTGTACGACGACCCGCACGACAAGTTCGGCCAGCTCGCCTACGAGATGTGGCGCGCGGTGCGGCTGGTGGTGGACACCGGCCTGCACGCGAAGCGGTGGACGCGGAAGCAGGCGCTGGACTTCTTCATGGAGAACGCGCCGCGCCAGGAGCTGGACGTCACCAACGAGGTAGACCGCTACATCGCGTGGCCCGGACAGGCGCTGGCGTACAAGGTCGGCCAGCTGCGCATCCGCGCGCTGCGAGACAAGGCGGAGGCCGCGCTGGGGACGCGCTTCGACGTGAAGTCCTTCCACGACGAGGTGCTCCTGACGGGTTCGCTGCCGCTGGACGTGCTGGAGGCGAAGCTCGACGCCTGGGTGGCCCGGGAGTCCGCGTGA
- a CDS encoding polyketide synthase, producing MDAALMQTVVARFTAQASRAPDAEAVRFEGAGLTYAALDRRSNQLAHHLRGLGVTTDVLVGVCLERSVEMVVAVLAVLKAGGAYLPLDPAYPAPRLAFMLEDAKAPVLLTQAKLRAGLPAFAGPVLCLDESPALFAPEAPASPVDASSLEGLAYAIYTSGSTGTPKGVAMGHRPLANLIAWQLEQSIAGPGTRTLQFSPLSFDVSFQELFGTWCSGGTLVLVRDALRLDAVLLLQLLADERVERLFLPFIALQNLAEIATSHQKVPPALREVVTAGEQLQVTHHLRAFFAALPGCALHNHYGPSETHVVSSYVLRGSPDTWPALPPIGMAVDGCELLVLDEQKKPVPQGESGELFLAGVCLAKGYLHREALTAERFVPHPLKPGTSERAYKTGDLARVLPDGNVEFLGRIDGQVKVRGYRIELGEIEVALGSHPAVKQVAVVAREDVPGDKRLVAYVVPDGTLEHAAGTLRRHLSTRVPDYMVPSAFVVMDALPRTPSGKIDRRSLPAPLPTRPELQQAFVAPRSPLERTLADAWAQLLRIDRVGVHDSFFELGGNSLLALQCVARLRQAHGLEIPIVQLFQSPTVAQLAAVLTGDASRPSLKQLAEARQAKRQQAAGGAEPVAIIGMAGRFPGAPDIETFWKNLVGGVESVATFTREEVDPSVPAAERDAPEYVRARGTLEGVELFDAAFFGIMPKEAQVMDPQQRLFLETAWEAMESAGCVPETYPGLVGVFAGTHNNSYQPLHVLPRQDIVGRVGAFQAMVANEKDYVATRVAHKLDLRGPALSLNTACSTSLVAVAQAFWALQTHQCDVALAGGASVTVPQKSGHLYQEGGMLSQDGHCRPFDANATGTLFSDGLGAVVLKRLSDAQADGDVIHAVLRGVGINNDGAAKVSFAAPGVEGQATAIATAHANAGIDPRTIRYVEAHGTATPLGDPIEVEALSQAFRAHTSDTGFCAIGSVKSNFGHLTAAAGVAGLLKTVLSLKHRELPPTLHFQSPNPKIDFPRSPFFVQAKRSAWPEGTGPLRAGVSSFGVGGTNAHVVVEEAPERPASGPSKPRQLLTLSAKTPAAVTQAALRLAAHLQAHPEDSLADVAHTLATGRKAFPFRRAVVAGTHEEAVRALTAAEPEASALESTPPVAFLFPGQGSQHPDMAHGLYRHAPAFRATVDACAEVLKPLLGRDLREVLFPKDPESPEAAETLRQTSFAQAALFTVEYALAQLWWSWGVRPGALVGHSVGEFVAACLAGVFTLEDALHLVAKRGQLMQAQAPGSMLSVRLSADAVAPKLTDGMAIASDNGPRLCVVSGPTEAVQRLQAALEAEGTACRMLQTSHAFHSPMMDAAVAPFLETVKGMRLSEPRIPIVSTATGTWLKDSEATSPEYWARHLRDTVRFSPALRTLWDKGDHLMLEVGPRVTLATLARQQATADQRSRVFASLGESTGDAADWTALLTAAGQLWRRGVALDWRAFHADEQRQRVTLPTYPFQRQRHWIDLERAPVPAPTLSTGVAVSPAPVPRAERLVPTLRNLFEELSGLELADADPGASFLELGLDSLVLTQAALAVQKQFGVKVTFRQLLEEVASLGQLAAYLDGRMPQEAAPAPVAAAPAAQMTANILGQPQAAPSASTAFPAQAVPAVGAFPAQGAPAQFASAGAAFQAQAMAAPAGSLQAVVAQQLWLMTQQLALLSGQPAQAVAPQAFAQAPAAQPQAQQAPAAQPQAAQPAAPAPAAAPDEADLKGPVKYDVKKAFGAIARISLAPKDSLTPRQQTFLEDFTRRYNAKTQGSKRYAQDNRNQLSDPRVVTGFRPLLKELIYPLAVNRSKGSKLWDMDGNEYLDALNGFGSVLFGHAPDFITQAVHKQVDDGYELGPMHPLAGEVAKLVCEFTGADRAALCNTGSEAVMGAMRIARTVTGRSTIAIFSGSYHGIFDEVLVRGTKSLRTVPAAPGIMAGAVQDVLVLDYGTPESLEILRARADSLAAIMVEPVQSRRPDFQPREFLHQLRDLTQKSGSVYIFDEVITGFRMHPGGAQSIFGVQADVATYGKVVGGGMPIGVIAGKRPFMDALDGGHWQFGDDSVPTVGVTYFAGTFVRHPLALAAAKAALEHMKAAGPELQRSVSAKADTLATTLNAFFDEVGAPLRIKHFGSLWKTFVTADAANADLLFCLLRDKGIHIWDGFPCFFTTAHSDADLQRLITAFQDSVTELQDAGFLPGTARAQTQAPAAFDSNQPPVPGARLGRDPQGNPAWFVPHPTVPGKFVKLSETR from the coding sequence GTGGACGCAGCGCTCATGCAGACAGTGGTGGCGCGTTTCACCGCGCAGGCGTCCCGGGCGCCCGACGCCGAGGCGGTCCGGTTCGAAGGCGCGGGGCTGACGTACGCGGCGCTGGACCGTCGCTCCAACCAGCTCGCGCACCACCTGCGGGGCCTGGGCGTCACCACGGACGTGCTCGTGGGCGTGTGCCTGGAGCGCTCGGTGGAGATGGTGGTGGCGGTGCTGGCCGTGCTCAAGGCAGGCGGCGCATATCTGCCATTGGACCCGGCCTATCCCGCGCCACGTCTGGCTTTCATGTTGGAGGACGCGAAGGCGCCGGTGCTGCTCACCCAGGCGAAGCTGCGCGCGGGGCTGCCTGCCTTCGCGGGCCCGGTGCTGTGCCTGGATGAGTCCCCTGCCCTCTTCGCTCCGGAGGCCCCGGCGTCGCCGGTGGACGCGTCGAGCCTGGAGGGGCTGGCCTACGCCATCTACACGTCCGGCTCCACGGGCACGCCCAAGGGCGTGGCCATGGGACACCGGCCGCTCGCCAACCTCATCGCGTGGCAGCTGGAGCAGTCCATCGCGGGGCCGGGCACGCGGACGCTGCAGTTCTCCCCGCTGTCCTTCGACGTGTCGTTCCAGGAGCTGTTCGGCACCTGGTGCTCCGGCGGAACGCTGGTGCTGGTGCGGGACGCGCTGCGGCTGGACGCCGTGCTGCTGTTGCAGCTGTTGGCGGACGAGCGCGTGGAGCGGCTGTTCCTGCCCTTCATCGCGCTGCAGAACCTGGCGGAGATCGCCACCTCGCACCAGAAGGTGCCGCCCGCCCTGCGCGAGGTCGTCACCGCGGGCGAGCAGCTCCAGGTGACGCACCACCTGCGCGCGTTCTTCGCCGCGCTGCCGGGCTGCGCGCTGCACAACCACTACGGCCCGTCGGAGACGCACGTCGTCTCCAGCTACGTGCTCCGGGGCTCGCCCGACACGTGGCCCGCGCTGCCGCCCATTGGCATGGCGGTGGACGGCTGCGAGCTGCTGGTGCTGGACGAGCAGAAGAAGCCCGTGCCGCAGGGCGAGTCCGGCGAGCTGTTCCTCGCGGGCGTGTGCCTGGCGAAGGGCTACCTGCACCGCGAGGCGCTGACGGCGGAACGCTTCGTGCCGCACCCGCTCAAGCCCGGCACCAGCGAGCGCGCCTACAAGACGGGCGACCTGGCGCGCGTGCTGCCGGACGGCAACGTGGAGTTCCTGGGCCGCATCGACGGCCAGGTGAAGGTGCGCGGCTACCGCATCGAGCTGGGCGAGATTGAAGTCGCGCTGGGCAGCCACCCCGCGGTGAAGCAGGTGGCGGTGGTGGCGCGTGAGGACGTGCCCGGCGACAAGCGGCTGGTGGCCTACGTCGTCCCGGACGGCACGCTGGAGCACGCGGCCGGGACGCTGCGGCGCCACCTGTCCACGCGGGTGCCGGACTACATGGTGCCCTCCGCGTTCGTGGTGATGGACGCCCTGCCGCGCACGCCCAGCGGCAAGATTGATCGCCGGAGCCTGCCCGCCCCGCTGCCCACGCGGCCGGAGCTGCAGCAGGCGTTCGTCGCGCCGCGCTCGCCGTTGGAGCGCACGCTCGCGGACGCGTGGGCGCAGCTGCTCCGCATCGACCGGGTGGGCGTGCACGACAGCTTCTTCGAACTGGGTGGCAACTCGCTGCTCGCGCTCCAGTGCGTGGCGCGGCTGCGGCAGGCGCATGGGCTGGAGATCCCCATCGTCCAGCTGTTCCAGTCCCCCACGGTGGCGCAGCTGGCGGCGGTGCTGACGGGGGATGCGTCGCGTCCGTCGCTCAAGCAACTGGCGGAGGCGCGGCAGGCGAAGCGTCAGCAGGCGGCGGGCGGCGCGGAGCCGGTGGCCATCATCGGCATGGCGGGCCGCTTCCCGGGCGCGCCCGACATCGAGACGTTCTGGAAGAACCTGGTGGGCGGCGTGGAGTCCGTCGCCACCTTCACGCGCGAGGAGGTGGACCCGTCCGTGCCCGCCGCCGAGCGCGACGCCCCCGAGTACGTGCGGGCGCGCGGCACCCTGGAGGGCGTGGAGCTGTTCGACGCGGCATTCTTCGGCATCATGCCGAAGGAAGCGCAGGTGATGGATCCGCAGCAGCGCCTGTTCCTGGAGACGGCGTGGGAGGCGATGGAGTCCGCCGGCTGCGTGCCGGAGACGTACCCCGGCCTCGTCGGCGTCTTCGCGGGCACGCACAACAACAGCTACCAGCCGCTGCACGTGCTGCCCCGGCAGGACATCGTGGGCCGGGTGGGCGCCTTCCAGGCGATGGTGGCCAACGAGAAGGACTACGTGGCGACCCGCGTCGCGCACAAGCTGGACCTGCGCGGGCCCGCGCTGTCGCTCAACACCGCGTGCTCCACGTCGCTCGTCGCTGTAGCGCAGGCCTTCTGGGCGCTCCAGACGCACCAGTGCGACGTGGCGCTGGCGGGCGGCGCGTCCGTGACGGTGCCCCAGAAGTCCGGCCACCTGTACCAGGAGGGCGGCATGCTCTCCCAAGACGGGCACTGCCGCCCCTTCGACGCGAACGCCACCGGCACCCTCTTCAGCGACGGCCTGGGCGCGGTGGTGCTCAAGCGCCTGTCGGACGCGCAGGCGGACGGCGACGTCATCCACGCCGTCCTGCGCGGCGTGGGCATCAACAACGACGGCGCGGCCAAGGTGAGCTTCGCGGCGCCGGGCGTGGAGGGACAGGCCACCGCCATCGCGACGGCGCACGCGAACGCGGGCATCGACCCTCGCACCATCCGCTACGTGGAGGCGCACGGCACGGCGACGCCGCTGGGCGACCCCATCGAGGTGGAGGCGCTGTCGCAGGCGTTCCGCGCGCACACTTCCGACACGGGCTTCTGCGCCATCGGCTCGGTGAAGAGCAACTTCGGCCACCTCACCGCCGCGGCGGGCGTGGCGGGCCTCTTGAAGACGGTGCTCTCGCTGAAGCACCGCGAGCTGCCGCCGACGCTGCACTTCCAGTCCCCCAACCCCAAAATCGACTTCCCGCGCAGCCCCTTCTTCGTGCAGGCGAAGCGCTCCGCGTGGCCGGAGGGCACCGGCCCCCTGCGCGCGGGGGTGAGCTCGTTCGGCGTGGGCGGCACCAACGCGCACGTCGTGGTGGAGGAGGCCCCGGAGCGTCCCGCATCCGGCCCGTCGAAGCCGCGCCAGCTCCTCACGCTGTCCGCGAAGACGCCCGCGGCCGTGACGCAGGCGGCGCTGCGGCTGGCCGCGCACCTCCAGGCGCATCCGGAGGATTCGCTCGCGGACGTGGCGCACACGCTGGCTACGGGCCGCAAGGCGTTCCCGTTCCGCCGCGCCGTGGTGGCGGGCACCCATGAGGAAGCGGTGCGGGCGCTGACGGCCGCCGAGCCGGAGGCCTCCGCGCTGGAGTCCACGCCGCCCGTCGCGTTCCTCTTCCCGGGACAGGGTTCGCAGCATCCAGACATGGCGCACGGGCTGTACCGCCACGCGCCGGCCTTCCGCGCCACGGTGGATGCGTGCGCGGAGGTGCTCAAGCCGCTGCTCGGGCGCGACCTGCGCGAGGTGCTCTTCCCGAAGGACCCAGAGTCTCCCGAGGCCGCGGAGACGCTGCGCCAGACGTCGTTCGCGCAGGCGGCCCTCTTCACGGTGGAGTACGCGCTCGCGCAGCTCTGGTGGAGCTGGGGCGTGCGACCGGGCGCGCTCGTGGGCCACAGCGTGGGCGAGTTCGTCGCCGCGTGCCTCGCGGGCGTCTTCACGCTGGAGGACGCGCTGCACCTGGTGGCGAAGCGCGGCCAGCTCATGCAGGCGCAGGCGCCGGGCAGCATGCTGTCGGTGCGCCTGTCCGCCGATGCGGTGGCTCCCAAGCTGACGGACGGAATGGCCATCGCGTCGGACAACGGGCCCCGCCTGTGCGTGGTGTCCGGGCCCACGGAGGCCGTGCAGCGGTTGCAGGCCGCGCTGGAGGCGGAGGGCACCGCGTGCCGGATGCTCCAGACGTCGCACGCGTTCCACTCGCCCATGATGGACGCCGCGGTGGCGCCCTTCCTGGAGACGGTGAAGGGCATGCGCCTGTCCGAGCCGCGCATCCCCATCGTCTCCACCGCGACGGGCACGTGGCTGAAGGACTCCGAGGCGACGTCCCCTGAGTACTGGGCGCGGCACCTTCGCGACACGGTCCGCTTCTCCCCCGCGCTGCGCACGCTCTGGGACAAGGGCGACCACCTGATGTTGGAGGTGGGCCCGCGCGTGACGCTCGCCACGCTGGCGCGGCAGCAGGCCACGGCCGACCAGCGCTCGCGGGTGTTCGCCTCCCTGGGCGAGTCCACCGGCGATGCCGCGGACTGGACCGCCCTCCTGACCGCCGCGGGCCAGCTCTGGCGCCGGGGCGTGGCCCTGGACTGGCGGGCCTTCCACGCCGACGAGCAGCGCCAGCGCGTCACCCTTCCTACGTATCCCTTCCAGCGGCAGCGCCACTGGATCGACCTCGAGCGGGCGCCCGTGCCCGCCCCCACCCTCTCCACCGGAGTCGCCGTGAGTCCCGCCCCTGTTCCCCGTGCCGAGCGTCTTGTCCCCACTCTGCGCAACCTGTTCGAGGAGCTGAGTGGCCTGGAGCTGGCTGACGCGGATCCGGGCGCGAGCTTCCTGGAGCTGGGGCTCGACTCGCTGGTGCTCACGCAGGCGGCGCTCGCGGTGCAGAAGCAGTTCGGCGTGAAGGTGACGTTCCGGCAGCTGTTGGAGGAGGTCGCGTCGCTGGGACAGCTCGCCGCGTACCTCGACGGCCGCATGCCGCAAGAGGCCGCGCCCGCCCCGGTGGCCGCCGCGCCGGCCGCGCAGATGACCGCGAACATCCTCGGACAGCCGCAGGCCGCTCCGTCCGCGAGCACCGCGTTCCCGGCCCAGGCCGTGCCCGCAGTCGGTGCATTCCCCGCCCAGGGCGCGCCCGCGCAGTTCGCCTCCGCCGGTGCCGCGTTCCAGGCCCAGGCGATGGCCGCGCCCGCCGGTAGCCTCCAGGCGGTCGTCGCGCAGCAACTCTGGCTGATGACCCAGCAGCTCGCGCTCCTGTCCGGCCAGCCCGCGCAGGCCGTGGCCCCGCAGGCCTTCGCCCAGGCTCCCGCCGCGCAGCCGCAGGCCCAGCAGGCCCCCGCCGCGCAGCCGCAGGCCGCCCAGCCCGCCGCTCCCGCTCCGGCCGCCGCGCCGGATGAGGCCGACCTCAAGGGCCCGGTGAAGTACGACGTGAAGAAGGCCTTCGGCGCCATCGCGCGCATCAGCCTGGCGCCGAAGGACTCGCTCACGCCCCGCCAGCAGACGTTCCTGGAGGACTTCACCCGCCGCTACAACGCGAAGACGCAGGGCTCCAAGCGCTACGCCCAGGACAACCGGAACCAGCTGTCGGATCCGCGCGTGGTGACGGGCTTCCGCCCGCTGCTCAAGGAGCTCATCTACCCGCTGGCCGTGAACCGCTCCAAGGGCTCCAAGCTCTGGGACATGGACGGTAACGAGTACCTGGACGCGCTCAACGGCTTCGGGTCCGTGCTGTTCGGACACGCGCCGGACTTCATCACCCAGGCCGTGCACAAGCAGGTGGACGACGGCTACGAGCTGGGGCCCATGCACCCGCTGGCCGGCGAGGTCGCGAAGCTCGTCTGTGAATTCACCGGCGCGGACCGCGCGGCGCTCTGTAACACCGGCTCCGAGGCGGTGATGGGCGCGATGCGCATCGCCCGCACCGTCACGGGCCGCAGCACCATCGCCATCTTCAGCGGCAGCTACCACGGCATCTTCGACGAGGTGCTGGTGCGAGGCACCAAGAGCCTGCGCACCGTGCCGGCCGCCCCGGGCATCATGGCGGGCGCGGTGCAGGACGTGCTGGTGCTGGACTACGGCACGCCGGAGTCGCTCGAGATCCTGCGCGCCCGCGCGGACTCGCTCGCCGCCATCATGGTGGAGCCCGTGCAGAGCCGCCGCCCGGACTTCCAGCCGCGCGAGTTCCTGCACCAACTGCGCGACCTCACCCAGAAGTCCGGCTCCGTCTACATCTTCGACGAGGTCATCACCGGCTTCCGCATGCACCCGGGCGGCGCCCAGTCCATCTTCGGCGTGCAGGCGGACGTGGCCACCTACGGCAAGGTCGTGGGCGGCGGCATGCCCATTGGCGTCATCGCGGGCAAGCGCCCCTTCATGGACGCGCTGGACGGCGGCCACTGGCAGTTCGGCGACGACTCCGTGCCCACGGTGGGCGTGACGTACTTCGCGGGCACCTTCGTGCGCCACCCGCTGGCGCTCGCCGCCGCGAAGGCCGCGCTGGAGCACATGAAGGCCGCGGGCCCGGAGCTGCAGCGCAGCGTGAGCGCCAAGGCGGACACGCTCGCCACCACGCTCAACGCGTTCTTCGACGAGGTGGGCGCTCCGCTGCGCATCAAGCACTTCGGGTCGCTGTGGAAGACGTTCGTCACGGCGGACGCCGCGAACGCGGACCTGCTGTTCTGCCTGCTGCGCGACAAGGGCATCCACATCTGGGATGGCTTCCCGTGCTTCTTCACCACGGCGCACTCGGACGCGGACCTGCAGCGCCTCATCACCGCGTTCCAGGACAGCGTCACGGAGCTGCAGGACGCGGGCTTCCTACCCGGCACGGCCCGCGCCCAGACGCAGGCCCCCGCCGCCTTCGATTCCAACCAGCCCCCCGTCCCCGGCGCCCGCCTGGGGCGTGATCCGCAGGGCAACCCTGCCTGGTTCGTCCCGCACCCCACGGTGCCCGGCAAGTTCGTCAAGCTGAGCGAGACCCGATGA
- a CDS encoding LysR family transcriptional regulator, which translates to MDISWDDARLFLAIAETGSFSGAARRLRIGQPTVSRRLAALEYAVGSALFRRSVDGAALTSAGERLLVPAKKMAEWAGELHRAAESADSSPRGIVRVTATPYMSFDFLAPFAAFVSQKHPGLRLEVQSQIQYLDLGRGEADLALRGRPPTSADLKLVDTLEVPNAVFVSKALKARLPKKPSLQQLPWVAWAPPFEAVPPNPQLESMIPGFSPSFTADNYLVLLAAAEAGLGAMVMARMAHRFTRPSRLVPLDVDLGPFSRSQTHLVCAKSALDIPRVRRVSELLREEFQRIRLGR; encoded by the coding sequence ATGGATATCTCCTGGGACGACGCCCGGCTGTTCCTCGCCATCGCGGAGACGGGCAGCTTCAGCGGGGCCGCGCGGAGGCTGCGCATCGGACAACCCACGGTGAGCCGGCGGCTGGCCGCGTTGGAGTACGCGGTGGGCTCCGCGCTGTTCCGCCGGAGCGTGGATGGCGCGGCGCTCACGTCCGCGGGAGAGCGGTTGCTCGTGCCCGCGAAGAAGATGGCGGAGTGGGCCGGGGAGCTGCACCGCGCAGCGGAGTCCGCGGACAGCTCGCCCCGGGGCATCGTGCGCGTGACGGCCACGCCCTACATGAGCTTCGACTTCCTGGCCCCCTTCGCCGCCTTCGTCTCCCAGAAGCACCCGGGCCTGCGCCTGGAGGTGCAATCCCAGATTCAATACCTGGACCTGGGGCGCGGTGAGGCGGACCTCGCGTTGCGCGGACGGCCTCCCACCAGCGCGGACCTGAAGCTCGTGGACACGCTGGAGGTCCCCAACGCCGTCTTCGTGTCCAAGGCCCTGAAGGCCCGGCTGCCGAAGAAGCCATCGCTCCAGCAGCTGCCCTGGGTGGCCTGGGCGCCCCCCTTCGAAGCCGTCCCGCCCAACCCCCAACTGGAGTCGATGATCCCCGGCTTCAGTCCGTCATTCACCGCGGACAACTACCTGGTGCTGCTCGCGGCGGCGGAGGCCGGCCTGGGCGCGATGGTGATGGCGCGCATGGCGCACCGCTTCACCCGCCCCTCGCGCCTCGTCCCTCTGGACGTGGACCTGGGGCCCTTCTCCCGGAGTCAGACCCACCTGGTGTGCGCGAAGTCCGCGCTGGACATTCCCCGGGTGCGGCGTGTGTCAGAGCTGTTGCGCGAGGAGTTCCAACGAATTCGCCTGGGTCGATGA
- a CDS encoding NYN domain-containing protein: protein MQSVRPAAASYVLIDAENVDWAVSNIVGRKPEPQDRVQFDRLVAFCDTYFPKPVRCVVVLNSRGEQLPDAMIGFVRALKSAGCEVALLHGRPDQKVVDLGILKLLENIRTQRPQAAVGLASHDGADFAEALKPLLEEKRQVAVLGLREYVSQKFRELTPLGLKVVDLELNARVFQRPLPRLLPVNVDEFDPSLFV, encoded by the coding sequence ATGCAATCCGTCCGCCCCGCCGCCGCATCCTACGTCCTCATCGACGCCGAGAACGTCGATTGGGCCGTCTCCAACATCGTCGGGCGCAAGCCCGAGCCACAGGACCGGGTGCAGTTCGACCGGCTCGTCGCCTTCTGCGACACGTATTTCCCCAAGCCGGTGCGCTGCGTGGTGGTGCTCAACTCTCGGGGTGAGCAGCTGCCGGACGCGATGATTGGCTTCGTGCGCGCGCTGAAGTCCGCGGGCTGTGAAGTGGCGCTGCTGCACGGCCGTCCGGACCAGAAGGTCGTGGACCTGGGCATCCTCAAGCTCCTGGAGAACATCCGCACCCAGCGCCCGCAGGCGGCGGTCGGCCTGGCCAGCCACGACGGCGCGGACTTCGCGGAGGCGCTCAAGCCCCTGCTCGAAGAGAAACGCCAGGTCGCCGTGCTGGGCCTGCGCGAGTACGTGAGCCAGAAATTCCGCGAGCTGACTCCGCTGGGCCTGAAGGTCGTCGACCTGGAGCTCAACGCCCGCGTGTTCCAGCGCCCCCTGCCCCGGCTGCTGCCGGTCAACGTGGACGAGTTCGATCCTTCTCTGTTCGTCTAG